One genomic region from Streptomyces sp. NBC_01431 encodes:
- a CDS encoding LURP-one-related/scramblase family protein, producing MKYLVRDKIFAIGDDYWIETEDGRQAFLADGKALRLRDTLELKDPSGRVLITLREKMFSLRDAMTIERDDETLATVRRKRLSLLRNHYRVSLVEGSELDVTGRILDREFTVEYDGELLAHVSRKWFRVRETYAVNVVREDADAALMIAVVICVIRMDEKERGHDD from the coding sequence ATGAAATACCTCGTGCGCGACAAGATCTTCGCCATCGGTGACGACTACTGGATCGAGACCGAGGACGGCCGTCAGGCCTTTCTCGCCGACGGCAAGGCCCTGCGGCTGCGCGACACCCTGGAGCTGAAGGACCCGTCGGGGCGGGTGCTCATCACGCTGCGGGAGAAGATGTTCAGCCTGCGGGACGCGATGACCATCGAGCGGGACGACGAGACCCTCGCGACCGTCCGCCGCAAGCGGCTGTCCCTGCTGCGCAACCACTACCGCGTCAGCCTGGTCGAGGGCTCCGAGCTCGACGTGACGGGCAGGATCCTGGATAGGGAGTTCACCGTCGAGTACGACGGCGAGCTGCTCGCGCACGTCTCACGCAAGTGGTTCCGGGTGCGGGAGACGTACGCGGTGAACGTCGTACGGGAGGACGCGGACGCGGCGCTGATGATCGCGGTGGTGATCTGCGTGATCCGCATGGACGAGAAGGAGCGCGGCCACGACGACTGA
- a CDS encoding SseB family protein has product MYGYDQHAGGPAAQQQYAPPQQGGYGEQPLYPEPSPPSLADAVRAFTTGSLSAEDFQQIFAGSKVYCPRGDNPGFLALHNTQQPVIPMFTSLKELRRYAGKESKYFVITGAEVIDLLPTGYGFVLDMEGDHRMVFDAKAVEQMVDFAMRRMYG; this is encoded by the coding sequence ATGTACGGCTACGACCAGCACGCAGGCGGCCCTGCCGCGCAGCAGCAGTACGCCCCGCCGCAGCAGGGCGGGTACGGGGAGCAGCCGCTGTACCCCGAGCCGTCGCCGCCCTCGCTCGCGGACGCGGTACGCGCCTTCACCACCGGGTCGCTGTCCGCCGAGGACTTCCAGCAGATCTTCGCCGGGTCGAAGGTGTACTGCCCGCGCGGTGACAACCCCGGGTTCCTCGCGCTGCACAACACCCAGCAGCCGGTCATCCCGATGTTCACCTCGCTCAAGGAGCTGCGCCGGTACGCGGGCAAGGAGTCGAAGTACTTCGTCATCACCGGCGCCGAGGTCATCGACCTCCTGCCGACCGGCTACGGCTTCGTGCTCGACATGGAGGGCGACCACCGGATGGTCTTCGACGCGAAGGCCGTGGAGCAGATGGTCGACTTCGCGATGCGGCGCATGTACGGATAG
- a CDS encoding DUF6458 family protein, translating into MGLGGCIILIAVGAILTFATDWHAKGVNLDMVGLILMAVGIIGVAVFTSVLRRRRVLPPTAVVEEEHRHHLG; encoded by the coding sequence ATGGGCCTGGGCGGCTGCATCATCCTCATCGCGGTGGGGGCGATCCTCACCTTCGCGACGGACTGGCACGCCAAGGGAGTCAACCTCGACATGGTCGGCCTGATACTCATGGCCGTCGGCATCATCGGCGTCGCCGTCTTCACCAGCGTGCTGCGGCGGCGCCGGGTGCTGCCGCCGACCGCCGTCGTCGAGGAGGAGCACCGCCACCACCTGGGGTGA
- a CDS encoding acyl-CoA dehydrogenase gives MGHYKSNLRDIEFNLFEVLGRDKLYGTGPFGEMDVDTAKSILEEIARLSENELADSFADADRNPPVFDPATNTAPVPASFKSSYKAFMDSEYWRLGLPEEIGGTVSPRSLIWAYAELVLGSNPAVWMYSSGPAFAGILFEEGNEAQKKIAQIAVEKQWGSTMVLTEPDAGSDVGAGRTKAVQQDDGSWHIEGVKRFITSGEHDMEENILHYVLARPEGHGPGTKGLSLFLVPKFHFDWETGELGERNGVYATNVEHKMGLKASNTCEMTFGDQHPAKGWLIGDKHDGIRQMFMIIEFARMMVGTKAIATLSTGYLNALEYAKERVQGSDLSQFMDKAAPKVTITHHPDVRRSLMTQKAYAEGMRSLVLYTASVQDAIQVKEAAGEDTKALVGLNDLLLPIVKGYGSEKSYEKLSSESLQTFGGSGYLQEYPIEQYIRDAKIDTLYEGTTAIQGQDFFFRKIVRDQGASLNALSEEIKKFLAEQHGGPEELAGSLDSLAKAAVDLEAIVGTMITDLTATGEDVKNIYKVGLNTTRLLMASGDVVVGYLLLKGAAVAAEKLSSASAKDVPFYQGKIAAAKFFAANVLPGVGTARALAETVDNSLMDLDEAAF, from the coding sequence ATGGGGCACTACAAGTCGAATCTCCGCGACATCGAGTTCAACCTCTTCGAGGTGCTCGGACGCGACAAGCTGTACGGCACCGGCCCGTTCGGGGAGATGGACGTCGACACCGCCAAGTCGATCCTGGAGGAGATAGCGCGTCTCTCCGAGAACGAGCTGGCCGATTCCTTCGCGGACGCCGACCGCAACCCGCCGGTCTTCGACCCGGCCACCAACACCGCTCCGGTCCCGGCGTCCTTCAAGAGCTCCTACAAGGCGTTCATGGACTCCGAGTACTGGCGCCTGGGCCTGCCGGAGGAGATCGGCGGCACCGTTTCGCCGCGCTCGCTGATCTGGGCCTACGCCGAGCTGGTGCTGGGCTCCAACCCGGCGGTCTGGATGTACTCCTCGGGCCCGGCGTTCGCCGGCATCCTCTTCGAGGAGGGCAACGAGGCGCAGAAGAAGATCGCCCAGATCGCCGTCGAGAAGCAGTGGGGCTCGACCATGGTCCTCACCGAGCCGGACGCCGGCTCGGACGTGGGCGCCGGCCGCACCAAGGCCGTCCAGCAGGACGACGGCTCCTGGCACATCGAGGGCGTGAAGCGCTTCATCACCTCCGGTGAGCACGACATGGAGGAGAACATCCTCCACTACGTCCTCGCCCGCCCCGAGGGCCACGGCCCCGGTACCAAGGGCCTGTCCCTCTTCCTCGTCCCGAAGTTCCACTTCGACTGGGAGACCGGCGAGCTGGGCGAGCGCAACGGCGTGTACGCCACCAACGTCGAGCACAAGATGGGCCTGAAGGCGTCCAACACGTGCGAGATGACGTTCGGCGACCAGCACCCCGCCAAGGGCTGGCTGATCGGCGACAAGCACGACGGCATCCGCCAGATGTTCATGATCATCGAGTTCGCCCGCATGATGGTCGGCACGAAGGCCATCGCGACGCTGTCGACGGGTTACCTCAACGCCCTTGAGTACGCCAAGGAGCGCGTCCAGGGCAGCGACCTCTCGCAGTTCATGGACAAGGCCGCGCCGAAGGTGACGATCACTCACCACCCGGACGTACGGCGCTCGCTGATGACGCAGAAGGCGTACGCGGAGGGCATGCGCTCGCTGGTGCTCTACACCGCCTCGGTCCAGGACGCGATCCAGGTCAAGGAGGCCGCGGGCGAGGACACCAAGGCGCTGGTCGGCCTGAACGACCTGCTCCTGCCGATCGTCAAGGGCTACGGCTCGGAGAAGTCGTACGAGAAGCTGTCGTCCGAGTCGCTCCAGACCTTCGGCGGCTCCGGGTACCTCCAGGAGTACCCGATCGAGCAGTACATCCGTGACGCGAAGATCGACACGCTGTACGAGGGCACCACGGCGATCCAGGGTCAGGACTTCTTCTTCCGGAAGATCGTCCGCGACCAGGGCGCCTCCCTGAACGCGCTCTCCGAGGAGATCAAGAAGTTCCTCGCCGAGCAGCACGGCGGCCCCGAGGAGCTGGCGGGCTCGCTCGACTCGCTCGCCAAGGCGGCCGTGGACCTGGAGGCGATCGTCGGCACGATGATCACCGACCTGACGGCGACCGGCGAGGACGTCAAGAACATCTACAAGGTGGGCCTCAACACGACCCGCCTGCTGATGGCCTCCGGCGACGTCGTGGTCGGCTACCTGCTCCTGAAGGGCGCGGCGGTCGCCGCCGAGAAGCTGTCCTCCGCCTCCGCGAAGGACGTCCCCTTCTACCAGGGCAAGATCGCCGCCGCGAAGTTCTTCGCCGCGAACGTCCTGCCGGGTGTCGGGACGGCGCGTGCGCTGGCCGAGACGGTCGACAACTCCCTGATGGACCTGGACGAGGCGGCGTTCTAG
- a CDS encoding NHL domain-containing thioredoxin family protein: MNDAAPAPTPAPAPRRARVRAPELIGKGGWLNTGGKDLSLADLRGRTVILDFWTFCCINCLHVLDELRELEEKHRDTVVIVGVHSPKFVHEAEHQAVVDAVERYGVEHPVLDDPELATWKQYAVRAWPTLVVIDPEGYIVAQHAGEGHAHAIERLVEELEAEHDAKGTLRRGDGPYVPPEPVATDLRFPGKAIVLPSGNFLVSDTTRHQLVELAPDGESVVRRIGGDGQFKEPQGLALLPDGKVVVADTVHHALRVFDPASGDIEPLAGTGRQWWQGQPTSGPALEVDLSSPWDVAWWRGKVWIAMAGVHQLWTYDPQTKTVEVAAGTTNEGLVDGPGGEAWFAQPSGLAATEDRLWVADSETSALRYVDADGAVHTAVGTGLFDFGHRDGAAAQALLQHPLGVTALPDGSVAVADTYNHALRRFDPASGEVTTLATDLREPSAAVLVGDDIVVVESARHRLTRLRLPEEAVRVEAVAHRTQRAATEVAPGGLQLDVVFQAPAGQKLDTRYGPSTRLLVSSTPPELLLAGEGTGTDLARELSLNPQVAEGVLHVSAMAASCDDDPANEYPACHVHQQDWGVPVKLSLDGASRLPLVLAGMDPA, translated from the coding sequence ATGAACGATGCTGCCCCGGCGCCCACCCCCGCGCCCGCGCCCCGCCGTGCCCGTGTCCGCGCCCCCGAGCTGATCGGCAAGGGCGGCTGGCTGAACACGGGTGGGAAGGACCTGAGCCTCGCCGATCTGCGTGGGCGCACAGTGATCCTCGATTTCTGGACCTTCTGCTGCATCAACTGCCTCCACGTCCTGGACGAGCTGCGAGAGCTGGAGGAGAAGCACCGGGACACCGTGGTCATCGTCGGGGTGCACTCGCCGAAGTTCGTGCACGAGGCCGAGCACCAGGCCGTCGTGGACGCCGTCGAGCGGTACGGGGTGGAGCACCCGGTGCTCGACGATCCCGAGCTCGCGACCTGGAAGCAGTACGCGGTGCGGGCCTGGCCCACGCTCGTGGTGATCGACCCCGAGGGGTACATCGTCGCCCAGCACGCGGGTGAGGGGCATGCTCATGCCATCGAGCGCCTGGTGGAGGAGCTGGAGGCCGAGCACGACGCGAAGGGGACGCTGCGTCGCGGCGACGGGCCCTACGTGCCGCCGGAGCCCGTCGCCACCGATCTGCGCTTTCCCGGCAAGGCGATCGTGCTGCCCAGCGGGAACTTCCTGGTGTCCGACACCACCCGCCACCAACTGGTCGAGCTCGCCCCGGACGGGGAGAGCGTCGTGCGGCGGATCGGCGGGGACGGGCAGTTCAAGGAGCCGCAGGGGCTGGCGCTGCTCCCGGACGGGAAGGTCGTGGTCGCCGACACCGTGCACCACGCGCTGCGGGTCTTCGATCCGGCGAGCGGGGACATCGAGCCGCTCGCCGGCACGGGCAGGCAGTGGTGGCAGGGGCAGCCGACCTCGGGACCCGCGCTCGAAGTGGACCTGTCCTCGCCGTGGGACGTGGCCTGGTGGCGCGGCAAGGTGTGGATCGCCATGGCGGGCGTGCACCAGCTGTGGACGTACGACCCCCAGACGAAGACCGTCGAGGTGGCGGCAGGTACCACCAACGAGGGGCTGGTCGACGGGCCCGGCGGTGAGGCCTGGTTCGCGCAGCCGTCCGGGCTCGCGGCCACCGAGGACCGGCTCTGGGTCGCCGACTCGGAGACCTCGGCGCTGCGCTACGTCGACGCCGACGGCGCGGTGCACACCGCTGTCGGTACGGGGCTCTTCGACTTCGGGCACCGTGACGGGGCGGCCGCGCAGGCGCTGCTCCAGCACCCCCTGGGCGTCACCGCGCTGCCCGACGGCTCGGTCGCGGTGGCGGACACCTACAACCACGCGCTGCGCCGCTTCGATCCGGCGAGCGGTGAAGTGACCACGCTCGCGACCGACTTGAGGGAGCCCAGCGCCGCCGTGCTGGTCGGCGACGACATCGTGGTCGTCGAGTCGGCGCGGCACCGGCTGACCCGGCTGCGGCTGCCCGAGGAGGCGGTACGGGTCGAGGCCGTGGCGCACCGCACCCAGCGTGCGGCGACCGAAGTCGCCCCGGGCGGGCTCCAGTTGGACGTGGTGTTCCAGGCGCCGGCCGGGCAGAAGCTGGACACCCGCTACGGTCCCTCCACCCGGCTGCTCGTCTCCTCGACCCCTCCCGAGCTGCTGCTCGCGGGCGAGGGCACGGGCACGGATCTCGCGCGCGAGCTGAGTCTGAACCCGCAGGTCGCCGAGGGCGTGCTGCACGTCTCGGCGATGGCGGCCTCCTGCGACGACGACCCGGCGAACGAGTACCCCGCCTGCCACGTCCACCAGCAGGACTGGGGCGTCCCGGTCAAGCTGTCCCTGGACGGCGCGAGTCGCCTGCCCCTGGTACTGGCCGGAATGGACCCGGCCTGA
- a CDS encoding DUF4232 domain-containing protein, with protein sequence MRRGRTSSGQASAAFATFVVLLAALTGCTDGAPTTTPGTGETSVRSGTPAQASGTTRTPPSPAAPAPPTPSGTPLPSTGPGTPPPAGPTAATASPGTPGTDPRTGPGDDGGEDARTYCPPTALSFTFRIAGDGPAGRGHGAGPAMGVAVLTVRNSSGHACVLHGSPALTLTDDAGRATLTSAPAKPYAQAFALHPGASGAALVHYTARPCPDRGSTVRVTLPGSATASTLPVLDSQGRPAVLPLCGPPLSIGPFKPGFG encoded by the coding sequence ATGCGCAGGGGGAGGACCAGCTCGGGCCAGGCCTCGGCCGCCTTCGCCACGTTCGTCGTGCTGCTCGCCGCGCTCACGGGCTGCACGGACGGCGCGCCCACCACCACGCCCGGGACCGGCGAGACATCCGTGCGGTCCGGCACCCCGGCACAGGCGAGCGGCACCACGCGGACGCCGCCGTCCCCGGCCGCGCCCGCCCCGCCCACCCCGAGCGGCACGCCGCTGCCCTCCACCGGACCGGGCACCCCGCCCCCGGCCGGCCCGACCGCGGCCACCGCGTCGCCGGGCACCCCGGGCACGGACCCCCGGACGGGGCCGGGTGACGACGGCGGGGAGGACGCCCGCACGTACTGCCCGCCCACCGCGCTGTCGTTCACGTTCCGCATCGCGGGCGACGGCCCCGCCGGGCGGGGCCACGGCGCGGGCCCGGCCATGGGCGTCGCCGTCCTCACGGTCCGCAACAGCTCCGGGCACGCGTGCGTGCTGCACGGCTCGCCCGCGCTGACCCTCACCGACGACGCGGGCCGGGCAACCCTCACCTCCGCCCCGGCCAAGCCGTACGCGCAGGCCTTCGCACTGCACCCCGGGGCGAGCGGTGCGGCCCTGGTCCACTACACCGCGCGCCCGTGCCCGGACCGGGGATCCACGGTGCGGGTGACCCTGCCGGGCTCGGCCACCGCGAGCACCCTGCCGGTCCTCGACTCCCAGGGCCGCCCCGCGGTGCTGCCCCTGTGCGGACCGCCCCTGAGCATCGGACCGTTCAAGCCGGGGTTCGGGTAG
- a CDS encoding carbon-nitrogen family hydrolase, which yields MRASLIQIDVNPEESVNSRRRRVGSLVREQRGSDLVVLPELWTVGAFAYELFADEAEALDGPTAREMSDAARDAGVWLHAGSVPERGDDGVLYNTSLVFSPDGTPAHTYRKIHRFGFDKGEAVLMGAGEHLVTAALPDLTLGLATCYDLRFPELFRGLVDAGAHAFVIPAGWPERRRAHWTLLARARAVENQAYVLACGTGGTHAGVEQAGHSIVVDPWGEVLAEAGPGEEILTVDLDPAKVADTREVFPALKDRVLGLDPPKR from the coding sequence GTGCGCGCTTCGCTCATCCAGATCGACGTAAATCCCGAAGAGTCCGTCAATTCCCGGCGTCGACGCGTCGGTTCACTCGTCCGGGAACAGCGGGGCAGCGATCTCGTCGTCCTCCCCGAACTGTGGACGGTCGGAGCCTTCGCCTACGAACTCTTCGCGGACGAGGCGGAGGCACTCGACGGGCCGACGGCCCGGGAGATGTCGGACGCGGCCCGCGACGCCGGGGTCTGGCTGCACGCCGGGTCCGTTCCCGAGCGGGGTGACGACGGGGTCCTCTACAACACCTCCCTCGTCTTCTCGCCCGACGGCACGCCCGCGCACACCTACCGGAAGATCCACCGCTTCGGCTTCGACAAGGGCGAAGCGGTACTGATGGGTGCGGGCGAGCACCTGGTCACCGCCGCCTTGCCGGACCTCACCCTGGGCCTCGCCACCTGCTACGACCTGCGCTTCCCCGAACTGTTCCGCGGCCTGGTCGACGCCGGCGCGCACGCCTTCGTGATCCCGGCCGGCTGGCCCGAGCGGCGCCGCGCCCACTGGACGCTGCTGGCGCGGGCCCGTGCCGTCGAGAACCAGGCGTACGTGCTGGCCTGCGGCACGGGCGGGACGCACGCGGGCGTCGAGCAGGCCGGCCACAGCATCGTCGTGGACCCCTGGGGCGAGGTGCTGGCGGAGGCCGGCCCCGGCGAGGAGATCCTCACCGTGGACCTCGACCCGGCGAAGGTGGCCGACACCCGCGAGGTGTTCCCGGCGCTGAAGGACCGGGTGCTGGGTCTGGACCCGCCCAAGCGCTAG
- a CDS encoding AfsR/SARP family transcriptional regulator: MEFRVLGTVGVATEDGAFLPLGPAKRRSLLAMLLLRPNTAVGVDRLTEALWDEEPPTHSRTVLQGHVSRLRALFAEHGAEAYGIELATQGPAYVLRLPETLIDAHRFEELVSLARGQRSPGDAVLMLREALALWQGPALTGTVTSPPLQAAAHTLEELRLASVEALAEAYGKLGEHGRAAAVLRTEAVAHPLREPLSAALMLALSHSGRQSDALDWFHRTRRLLCDELGVDPGPVLAEAYATILRTGTPTGPAKAAELPQLSDPVPDLLPRRPRGFTGRHAELRALDAATAGQYGAIALVTGGAGVGKTALAVHWAHERLSDFPDGRLFADLCGYSDTPARQVTVVLREFLLALGVPVQRIPETEAGMGALYRSLTDDRRMLVVLDNARDSEQVRPLLPGGDHCVTLVTSRDRLGGLVATDAARPVRLDELPAADCTALLAAVIGEERVAAEPAAAARLAALCDGLPLALRVTAARLAARPQWTLAALVGELADEQHRLGLLRVEDTGVAAALRLTVQQLPEQARRMFRALGLHTGSELDRYTAAALAGCTPDQAAAALERLAAAHLVVESGPRGPAHSRTRPDSYTLHDLVRLYARALAPEADPDGLARLLDHYLHTGLVATATAEPGSQPCFVPPPGARRPAAVREFEDRQAALAWYEAERATLRGAVAAAVAASMHDRAWRLVLLQWPLILWRVRDGWVPLLEQALESAELEQELDAQSRTRALLGWVLHEEGRYDEALAQLEKAPDLARRAGDVTSEAIARINLALILVQYGENDRAGDLLGHALTLAGRVGDRSTEMLAHQHLARHFLDARAFGLAMEHSRRGLELGPSPEAIPRRVLLRTSYGEALAGLGHTEEARRQLTVAAREADDHGYEEGAAAAHARLGELPSRVTGGDPGVGRHGREGPTGPTAAAR; the protein is encoded by the coding sequence GTGGAGTTCCGCGTCCTGGGAACAGTAGGCGTGGCGACGGAGGACGGTGCGTTCCTCCCGCTCGGTCCGGCCAAGCGCCGCAGCCTGCTCGCCATGCTGCTGCTGCGGCCCAACACCGCCGTCGGCGTCGACCGGCTCACCGAGGCCCTGTGGGACGAGGAGCCGCCCACCCATTCCCGTACCGTCCTCCAGGGCCACGTCTCACGGCTGCGGGCGCTGTTCGCCGAGCACGGCGCTGAGGCGTACGGCATCGAACTGGCCACTCAGGGACCGGCCTACGTCCTGCGGCTGCCCGAGACCCTGATCGACGCCCACCGCTTCGAGGAACTGGTCTCCCTCGCCCGCGGCCAGCGCAGCCCCGGCGACGCGGTGCTGATGCTGCGCGAGGCGCTCGCCCTGTGGCAGGGACCCGCTCTCACCGGCACCGTCACCAGCCCGCCCCTGCAAGCCGCCGCCCACACCCTCGAAGAGCTCAGGCTGGCCTCGGTGGAGGCGCTCGCCGAGGCCTACGGGAAGCTCGGCGAGCACGGCCGGGCCGCGGCCGTCCTGCGCACCGAAGCCGTCGCCCACCCCCTGCGCGAACCCCTCTCGGCCGCGCTGATGCTGGCGCTGAGCCACTCGGGACGGCAGTCCGACGCCCTCGATTGGTTCCACCGCACCCGACGCCTGCTCTGCGACGAGCTCGGCGTGGACCCCGGCCCGGTGCTCGCCGAGGCCTACGCCACGATCCTGCGGACCGGCACCCCGACCGGTCCGGCCAAGGCCGCCGAACTGCCCCAACTGTCCGATCCCGTACCGGACTTGCTGCCCCGCAGGCCCCGGGGCTTCACCGGCCGGCACGCCGAACTCCGCGCCCTCGACGCGGCCACGGCCGGCCAGTACGGCGCGATAGCCCTGGTCACCGGCGGAGCCGGGGTCGGCAAGACCGCGCTCGCCGTGCACTGGGCGCACGAGCGCCTGAGCGACTTCCCCGACGGCCGTCTCTTCGCCGACCTGTGCGGCTACAGCGACACCCCGGCCCGTCAGGTCACCGTCGTCCTGCGGGAGTTCCTGCTCGCACTCGGCGTCCCCGTGCAGCGAATACCCGAGACCGAGGCCGGGATGGGGGCGCTGTACCGCTCGCTGACCGACGACCGCCGGATGCTGGTCGTGCTCGACAACGCCCGCGACTCCGAGCAGGTCCGCCCGCTGCTGCCGGGCGGCGACCACTGCGTCACCCTGGTCACCAGCCGCGACCGGCTCGGCGGCCTGGTCGCCACCGACGCGGCCCGCCCGGTCCGCCTCGACGAACTCCCCGCCGCCGACTGCACCGCCCTGCTCGCCGCCGTCATCGGCGAGGAGCGCGTCGCCGCCGAACCCGCCGCGGCCGCCCGCCTGGCCGCGCTCTGCGACGGCCTCCCGCTCGCCCTGCGGGTGACCGCCGCCCGTCTCGCCGCCCGCCCCCAGTGGACCCTCGCCGCCCTGGTCGGCGAACTCGCCGACGAACAGCACCGGTTGGGGCTGCTGCGGGTCGAGGACACCGGGGTGGCCGCGGCCCTGCGGCTGACCGTGCAGCAACTGCCCGAACAGGCCCGCCGGATGTTCCGTGCGCTCGGCCTGCACACCGGCTCCGAACTCGACCGCTATACGGCCGCCGCGCTGGCCGGCTGCACCCCCGACCAGGCCGCCGCCGCCCTCGAACGCCTCGCCGCCGCCCATCTCGTGGTGGAGTCGGGCCCGCGCGGCCCCGCCCACTCCCGCACCAGGCCGGACTCGTACACGCTGCACGACCTGGTACGGCTCTACGCCCGTGCGCTCGCCCCCGAGGCCGACCCGGACGGGCTCGCCCGTCTCCTCGACCACTATCTGCACACCGGTCTGGTCGCGACCGCCACCGCCGAACCCGGCAGCCAGCCCTGCTTCGTGCCGCCCCCCGGCGCCCGCCGGCCGGCCGCGGTGCGCGAGTTCGAGGACCGCCAGGCCGCGCTCGCCTGGTACGAGGCCGAACGGGCCACCCTGCGCGGGGCGGTCGCCGCCGCCGTCGCCGCCTCCATGCACGACCGGGCCTGGCGGCTCGTCCTGCTCCAGTGGCCGCTGATCCTGTGGCGGGTCCGCGACGGCTGGGTCCCGCTGCTCGAACAGGCCCTGGAATCAGCGGAGTTGGAGCAGGAGCTCGACGCCCAGTCCCGCACCCGCGCGCTGCTCGGCTGGGTGCTGCACGAGGAGGGCCGCTACGACGAGGCGCTGGCCCAGCTGGAGAAGGCCCCCGACCTCGCCCGGCGGGCCGGCGACGTCACCAGCGAGGCCATCGCCCGCATCAACCTCGCGCTCATCCTCGTCCAGTACGGCGAGAACGACCGGGCCGGCGACCTGCTCGGCCATGCGCTGACCCTGGCGGGCCGGGTCGGCGACCGCTCCACCGAGATGCTCGCCCACCAGCACCTGGCCCGGCACTTCCTGGACGCCCGCGCCTTCGGCCTCGCCATGGAGCACTCCCGGCGCGGCCTCGAACTCGGCCCCTCGCCGGAGGCGATCCCGCGCCGGGTGCTGCTGCGCACCAGCTACGGCGAGGCGCTGGCCGGCCTCGGCCACACCGAGGAGGCACGCCGCCAGCTCACCGTCGCGGCTCGTGAGGCCGACGACCACGGCTACGAGGAAGGCGCGGCGGCGGCGCACGCCCGGCTCGGCGAGCTGCCGTCCCGCGTGACCGGTGGGGATCCGGGGGTCGGCCGCCATGGACGGGAGGGGCCCACGGGCCCCACTGCGGCGGCGCGTTAG
- a CDS encoding M18 family aminopeptidase, with amino-acid sequence MSTPPRFDRGHTDDLLTFLAASPSQYHAVANAAARLEKAGFRQVQETEAWDGSHGGKYVLRGGAIVAWYVPEGAEPHTPYRIVGAHTDSPNLRVKPQPDSGAFGWRQVAVEIYGGTLLNTWLDRDLGIAGRLTLKDGSHRLVNVDRPLLRVPQLAVHLDRSVNTDGLKLDRQRHLQPIWGLGDDVQEGDLIRFLEQEAGLVKDEVAGWDLMLHSVEPPAYLGRDRELVAGPRMDNLLSVHAGTAALAAVSTAAALPYIPVFAAFDHEEDGSQADTGADGPLLGNVMERSVFARGGTYEDRARAFAGTVCLSSDTGHAVHPNYAERHDPTHHPRANGGPILKVNVNARYATDGAGRAVFAAACERAGVPWQTFVSNNAMPCGTTIGPITAARHGIQTVDIGVAILSMHSARELCGADDPHLLANALTAFLAG; translated from the coding sequence ATGAGCACACCGCCCCGCTTCGACCGCGGCCACACCGACGATCTGTTGACCTTCCTCGCGGCGAGCCCGTCGCAGTACCACGCCGTGGCCAACGCTGCCGCACGCCTGGAGAAGGCCGGGTTCCGGCAGGTCCAGGAGACGGAGGCGTGGGACGGCAGCCACGGCGGCAAGTACGTGCTGCGCGGCGGCGCCATCGTCGCCTGGTACGTGCCCGAGGGCGCCGAGCCCCACACCCCGTACCGGATCGTCGGCGCCCACACCGACTCCCCGAACCTGCGCGTGAAGCCGCAGCCCGACTCGGGGGCGTTCGGCTGGCGGCAGGTGGCCGTCGAGATCTACGGCGGGACGCTGCTCAACACCTGGCTCGACCGCGACCTCGGCATCGCGGGCCGCCTCACCCTGAAGGACGGCAGCCACCGCCTGGTCAACGTGGACCGGCCGCTGCTGCGCGTACCGCAGCTCGCCGTGCACCTGGACCGCTCGGTGAACACCGACGGGCTCAAGCTCGACCGCCAGCGCCACCTCCAGCCGATCTGGGGTCTGGGCGACGACGTGCAGGAAGGCGATCTGATCCGCTTCCTGGAGCAGGAGGCGGGCCTGGTCAAGGACGAGGTGGCGGGCTGGGACCTGATGCTGCACTCCGTGGAGCCGCCCGCCTACCTGGGCCGCGACCGGGAGCTGGTGGCCGGGCCCCGGATGGACAACCTGCTCTCCGTGCACGCCGGAACGGCCGCGCTCGCCGCCGTCTCGACGGCCGCCGCCCTCCCGTACATCCCGGTGTTCGCCGCCTTCGACCACGAGGAGGACGGCTCGCAGGCCGACACCGGCGCGGACGGACCGCTGCTCGGCAACGTCATGGAGCGCTCGGTGTTCGCGCGCGGAGGCACGTACGAGGACCGCGCCCGAGCCTTCGCCGGTACGGTCTGCCTGTCCTCCGACACCGGGCACGCCGTGCACCCCAACTACGCGGAGCGGCACGACCCCACGCACCACCCGCGCGCCAACGGCGGCCCCATCCTCAAGGTCAACGTGAACGCCCGGTACGCCACCGACGGCGCCGGACGCGCGGTGTTCGCCGCGGCCTGCGAGCGCGCCGGGGTGCCGTGGCAGACCTTCGTCTCCAACAACGCGATGCCCTGCGGCACCACCATCGGACCCATCACCGCGGCCCGGCACGGCATCCAGACCGTCGACATCGGCGTGGCGATCCTGTCGATGCACAGCGCGCGGGAACTGTGCGGGGCGGACGACCCGCACCTGCTCGCGAACGCGCTGACCGCGTTCCTGGCGGGCTGA